A portion of the Magnolia sinica isolate HGM2019 chromosome 17, MsV1, whole genome shotgun sequence genome contains these proteins:
- the LOC131231797 gene encoding scarecrow-like protein 18 yields MEYALLPFGAFDCNGVENFHISLLGFEREEEEEDTKGSGGMDYVYTDNLFGYDYNEERYFDRMCSYMSSAEIQSLEEPVKLNTGLDCNQKLSNAKDRELLETSEKASSTYLSSLDILNRYRTDRTISNADKRSELPSEASCNYQLSTEEVMRVAGARFIQFSGHADENLSLLTHPFSSLFSGLMDEDVKNVELVQLLLSSAEKIGHRQYERARKLLTQCSDRSSSTGNPVERVVHYFMEALQERIDREMGELKGSTIKARLGENVEEAILSLHPAFLAFHQLFPFSQVLQFTAIQVIIDNVASATRVHLIDLGIRVGIHWTILMQALAVRSTHRIELLKISAVGTLRDKIEETGKHLVSFAETLNLPFAFNAVIVSDVSDIDEDRFGLETGEVVCVHIPCILRKLIFRPDGLKKLMRLIRNLNPCVMTVTEVQGNHNSTSFINRFTEALFFYGAWFDCIGMSMAGNSGDRLHIEGNFFRQGIQSMVVREGTERVIRHVGIDMWRSFFAQYEFVEAELGQRALYQARLIVNKFACGNYCTLDMKGKCLTIGWKGTPLFSVSAWKLNW; encoded by the coding sequence ATGGAATATGCTCTCTTACCTTTTGGGGCATTTGATTGCAATGGAGTCGAAAATTTCCACATATCTCTTTTGGGATTTGaaagagaggaggaagaagaagatacaaAGGGCTCCGGAGGAATGGATTACGTATATACCGATAATCTGTTCGGTTATGATTACAATGAAGAGAGATATTTCGATCGTATGTGCTCCTACATGTCTTCTGCTGAAATTCAATCACTTGAAGAACCTGTAAAACTGAATACAGGCCTAGATTGTAATCAAAAGCTATCGAACGCCAAAGATCGAGAGCTTCTTGAAACCAGCGAGAAGGCGAGCTCGACATATTTATCATCGTTGGATATACTGAACAGGTATAGAACTGATCGAACTATATCGAATGCAGATAAAAGAAGCGAATTGCCTTCCGAAGCATCGTGCAATTACCAATTATCGACGGAGGAAGTCATGAGGGTTGCCGGGGCCCGTTTTATCCAATTCTCAGGCCATGCGGATGAAAACCTCTCGTTGCTAACACACCCCTTCAGTTCGTTATTCTCAGGTCTCATGGATGAAGATGTGAAGAACGTTGAGCTCGTCCAACTTCTTCTCTCTTCAGCTGAGAAGATAGGTCACCGGCAGTACGAACGGGCACGCAAATTGCTTACGCAGTGCAGCGATAGGTCCTCAAGCACTGGCAATCCTGTTGAAAGAGTCGTTCACTACTTCATGGAAGCCTTGCAGGAAAGGATCGACAGAGAAATGGGGGAATTGAAGGGGTCGACGATCAAGGCTAGACTGGGAGAAAATGTCGAAGAAGCGATATTGAGCCTGCACCCAGCATTCCTGGCATTCCATCAACTGTTCCCATTCTCTCAAGTCCTGCAATTCACGGCAATTCAGGTCATCATAGACAATGTGGCCTCGGCAACAAGGGTCCATCTAATCGATCTCGGAATCAGGGTGGGCATACATTGGACCATCTTAATGCAGGCTCTTGCAGTGCGGTCCACACATCGGATCGAGCTTCTGAAGATAAGCGCGGTCGGAACATTGAGGGATAAGATTGAGGAGACTGGGAAGCATCTGGTGAGCTTTGCCGAGACGCTGAATTTGCCTTTCGCTTTCAATGCAGTTATAGTATCCGATGTGAGCGATATTGACGAAGATCGATTCGGGCTAGAAACTGGTGAAGTGGTTTGTGTCCATATTCCCTGCATTTTGAGGAAATTGATCTTTAGGCCTGATGGTTTGAAGAAACTAATGAGACTGATAAGGAACCTCAATCCATGTGTAATGACGGTCACTGAAGTCCAAGGGAACCATAACTCTACTTCATTCATTAACCGTTTCACCGAAGCGCTCTTCTTCTACGGTGCATGGTTCGATTGCATCGGCATGAGCATGGCTGGAAATAGTGGCGATCGGCTGCACATTGAAGGAAACTTCTTTCGTCAAGGAATTCAAAGCATGGTAGTGAGAGAGGGGACTGAGAGGGTCATCAGGCATGTGGGGATCGACATGTGGAGATCATTCTTTGCACAATATGAGTTCGTTGAGGCCGAACTGGGCCAGCGGGCCTTGTATCAGGCAAGGCTGATTGTGAATAAGTTTGCTTGTGGGAATTATTGCACACTTGATATGAAGGGGAAATGCCTGACCATTGGATGGAAGGGGacaccattgttttctgtttCTGCTTGGAAGTTGAATTGGTag